Within Trichocoleus desertorum ATA4-8-CV12, the genomic segment GAGGATGCCATAGGCTAGGGGCAACCTCTAGACATGCATTCTTCATTGCCGTCAGGAGCGCTATTTTGCTTTTCCGGGTTCCCTTCCAATCGCGTTTTTGTTTGAGCCTGCTGCTGATTTTGAGCTTGACCGCTTGCCAACAAGTCCAGTCTCAGCCCCAGCAATCTGTACCTGCACCACTGCCCCAAGACCCGTTAGTTCAGACTTACTTCAATCATGAACCTGCTGCCGAATACACCGAGCCTTACCGCCAACAAACTCGGCCTGGTGACAACTTAGAGCAGCAAATTATTGACGCGATCGCCTCGGCTCAATCTACCGTAGATGTCGCGGTGCAAGAGCTGCGGTTGCCCAAGATTGCTCAAGCTGTGATTGAGCGGCAAAAAGCCGGAGTAAAGGTGCGGGTGATCTTAGAAAACACCTACAGTCAACCTTGGAGCGCCATCACCGAGGCTGAACTGGCGAAGCTGCCCGAACGAGAGCGCGATCGCTATGAGGAATACCAAAAACTCGCGGACCAAGACCGTGACGGCAAACTCACGCCTGAGGAAATCAATCAAGGCGATACCTTAGTGATGCTGAAGCAGGCCCAAGTGCCTTGGATTGATGACACCGCCAATGGCTCTGCTGGCAGCGACTTGATGCACCATAAGTTTGTGGTGGTGGATGGACAGCGATTGGTCATCACTTCGGCCAATTTCACGACTAGTGACATTCATGGGGATTTTTCCCGCCCTGCCAGCCAAGGTAACGCCAATAACATGCTGCGGATTACCAGTGCAGAATTAGCCAGCTTATTCACTCAAGAGTTTAATGCCATGTGGGGAGATGGCCCTGGAGGCAAACCTGATAGCAAGTTTGGTCTGAAAAAACCATTTCGGGCTCCCCAAACAGTGGTTCTAGGCAGTACTTCGGTCACCGTACAGTTCTCACCCACCAGTCCCTCTCGTCCTTGGAGTCAAAGCGGCAACGGCCTGATTGGCAAAACCCTAAGTACTGCTCAGCGATCGATCAATTTGGCCTTGTTTGTATTTTCCGAACAGCGCTTAGCGAACGTTCTGGAAAAAAATCATGAACGAGGCGTACAGGTACAGGCTGTGATCGATCCGGGTTTTGCCTATCGTTCTTACAGTGAAGCCTTGGACATGCTGGGCGTTGAGCTTAAAGACAAGTGTCGCACTGAACCCAACAATCATCCTTGGCAAAACCCTATCAGTACGGTCGGAGCACCACGACTACCACCTGGAGATTTATTGCACAACAAGTTTGGCGTTGTTGACCAAGCAACTGTGATTACGGGTTCCCACAACTGGACTAATGCTGCCAACACAGGCAATGACGAGACTCTGCTCGTAATTGAAAGCCCAACGGTAGCCGCTCACTACGAGCGGGAATTTGAGCGACTCTATACCAATGCCATTCTGGGCGTGCCTCCTGCGGTTCAACGCAAAATTGCCGCCCAGGCTAAACAGTGTCCGTCGGTTCAGCTCCAGCCCCCAACTAATCCAGTAGTGAACCTAAACACAGCTAGCCTGCAAGAAATAGAAAGTTTGCCAGGTGTCGGCCCCACTCTAGCCCAGGGAATTATCCAAGCGCGTCAGCAAAAACCATTTACTTCACTAGCTGATCTCGATCGCGTGTCCGGTGTAGGGCCAAAACTCCTCAATCGTTTAGAGCCTTACGTCACTTGGTAAAGTTAGCGACCCGTTTTTGAGGCGCATCCACTCGCAATTCCATCTCTGCATGGCTCACGGTTAACCAAGGCTGCCCGAAATTAATCTGAGCCAGTAGACTATTTGGCGGAACTTCTAAGTGACCCTTAACAAAGCCCAAACGTGAATCTAAATGGGCTCCAAAAGAGAGCAAAGCTGAATCTAATAGGCTAAAGCTAGTGGCCGAGAAGGGTTGTCGCCAAAGCGAAAAAGGTGGTTCGTAGCGTAACGAGCAAAGCAGGCGATCGCCCTGTTTTACGCTCACTCGCTGAGTTTCTCCTGACTCCCATGTGAAGTCTGCCAGTTCTTTAGGCAACCCCCAAATTTCTCGACCTCCCGCCACCGAGTCAAGATGATCGACATAGATATGCGTCACCCAGCCGCCAATATTGCCACTCTGACGGATCAGCGTAGCCACAATTAGCTCGTTGTACTCCAAGGCTGACCCCGCCTGATAAGCGCTGAGATAGACACTGCTAATGGCTTTTCCAGGCCACGGCTCTACCACCTCTAAACCCAATGGCAGTAGCGATCGCACGGAGGCACTATCTACGAGGTGCAATGTTTGTAAAGCGTGGCCTCGCAAAGTCCAGGGCGCAGGTGGATAAGGCACGGTATTGTTCTCCTAAGGAAATCAGCGGAAATCGATCACACTGTAGAAACTCCTACACTCAAATCACTCTCTCTGGCGCCAGACTTACTTGCGGGCTCTGGCTTGCTATCCTGTAGACAGTTGCTCTGCTACAATCGCCTGCGCTCCCAGCTATGACCCAACAACCAACCCGTATTTGCATTCTCGGTGGCGGCTTTGGGGGACTCTACACCGCCCTCAAGCTCAGTCAGCTACCTTGGACTAAGCTGGAAAAGCCTGAAATTGTTCTGGTAGACCAGCGCGATCGCTTTTTGTTCTCTCCCCTCCTCTACGAACTCGTCACCGGAGAGCTGCAAACCTGGGAAATTGCACCTCCCTATACCGAGCTGCTTGCCAACACAGACATTCGCTTCTGTCAAAACGCGATCGCTGAGATCAATACGCAAGGGCAGCAGGTGCAACTACAAGACGGCCCTACCCTTAGCTACGACTACCTGGTGCTAGCGATGGGCGGTGAAACTCCCTTAGATATGGTTCCTGGGGCGGCAGAGTATGCCCTGCCATTCCGTACCCTGGCCGATGCTTACGCTCTCGAAGAAAGATTACGCCTCTTAGAAGCCTCAGAAGCCGACAAAATTCGAATTGCGATCGTCGGGGCAGGCTATAGCGGTGTGGAATTGGCTTGCAAACTGGCTGATCGCTTGGGCGATCGCGGTCGGTTACGCCTTGTAGAACAAGCCGATCAAATCTTGAGAGCTTCGCCAGAGTTCAATCGAGAAGCGGCTCAAAACGCTCTGGAAGAACGCGGCATCTGGTTAGATTTAGAGACCAAAGTCGAGTCATTGGGGCCAGAAACAATTTCATTAGAGTACAAAGGGCAGGTTGATACCATTCCAGCCGAGTTGGTGTTGTGGACGGTGGGCACTCGCATCAACCCCATCGTAGGCTCTTTACCTCTGAAGCAAAATCAGCGGGGGCAACTCGTCACGACTCCGACCTTGCAAGTGATGGATCACACCAAAATTTTTGCCCTTGGTGATCTAGCAGACTGTCGAGATGCCGAAGGTAAGCAAATTCCTCCAACCGCTCAAGCCGCCTTCCAGCAAGCTGACTATACCAGTTGGAACCTATGGGCCTCGATCACAGGACGACCGCTTCTACCCTTCCGCTATCAGAATTTAGGCGAAGTCATGACCCTGGGCACTGACAATGCCACCTTCACCGGAATGGGCCTCAAACTGGAGGGCACGTTAGCTCATCTAGCCCGTCGTTTAGCTTACCTCTACCGTTTACCCACCCTAGAGCACCAATTAAAAGTGGGCCTAAACTGGATTGCCCACCCTGTCTTGGAGTGGTTAACCCCATCTTCATAGGTAGTTCACCCCAAGTACTTGCTATTGCGAGATCGCACGGATAGCAAATTGCCCTATAGGTTGGGAACATTAGGACTAGTATCAGGCGTGCTCCCTGGCCAAAATCAGAATCAGGAATTGTTTCCCTGACCCACTCAGGGTCTTTTGCTGAGACGCCCCAGCTGAATTTAATGGCTAACGGTATCGAGAGGTAGACGAATATGAATGCTGCTGAGCTTCTAAGGCGTTATGCGGCAGGGGAACGGGATTTTAGCAAAACCGACCTGTGGGGGATTAATTTAAGCAAAGCCAGCCTTAACGGCATTAACTTCAGCAAATCAGATTTGAGTGGGGCCAATCTGCAAGGACTTAACCTGAGCCAATCGGATCTGAGTGGAGCTAATTTAGACGAGGTGGACTTGAGCGGGGCCAACCTTCAAGGGATCAATTTGAGCCGAGCCAACCTCAGTAGTGCTAATCTTCGCTGGGCCTTACTCAACCGCGCTAACTTAAGCGGCACTAACCTCAGTAAGGCGATTTTGAGTAAAGCCAACTTGAATGGAGTCAACTTGAATGGGGCGAACCTCAATAACGCTAATCTCTGGGGAGCCAATTTGTGTGAAGCGCTCTTACAGGAAATTGACCTCAGCGGGGCCAACCTCCGAGGGGCTTACCTTTGTGGTGCCACCATCAGCGGTGATTTGAGTTGCGCGAATTTGAGCGGGGCTAACTTGAATGGAGCGGTGCTGTCAGGGGCTAACTTAGCGGATGCAATTTTAAGTGAAGCCATTTTGAGCAGTGCTAATCTGTGGGGAGCCAACCTTCGCGGTGCCAAGCTCCGAGGGGCAGACTTAGGCAGAGCCGACTTAGGCCATGCTGACTTAACTGAAGTGAATCTCAGCAAAGCGGACTTAGCAATGGCTAAGCTGATCAAGACCAATTTGACAGGTGCAGTCCTTAGCGGCGCTAACCTACGCGGCACAAATCTCAGCGAAACAGACTTGAGTACTGCCAACTTGATGGGTACGGATTTGCGGGGCGCGATTATGCCCAATAACACCATTCATAGTTGATGAAGATAAAAGTTGATGAACATAAAACCAATGCGTTAAGGTCTTCAGCAGCGTATTGGTCACTAACACCCTAATTTGCCTGTGATGGAGCAACCTAGAGTAATTTTTTTGGATGCCGTGGGGACTTTGTTTGGCATCCAGGGCAGCGTGGGGACTCTTTATAGCCAACTCGCTCAGCAATTTGGTGTGGAAGTGTCTGAAGCTGAGTTGAATTTGGCTTTTGGTCAGAGTTTTCGACGCAGTAGCCCAGCCGCTTTTCCCGACGCTGAGCCGAGTGAAATTCCAGTTCTAGAGTTTGAGTGGTGGCAGGCGATCGCGCAGCAAACTTTTGCCCAAGCGGGAGTTCTGCAACAGTTCTCAGATTTTGCTACCTTTTTTAAGCAGCTTTATGCCTACTTTGAAACGGCAGCTCCTTGGTTTGTGTATCCAGAAGTGCCAGCGGTTTTAGAGCAATGGCGATCGCAGGGGATTGAGTTGGGGATACTGTCTAATTTTGACTCTCGGTTGTATTCTGTATTAGACGCGCTCGATCTAGCAAAATTTTTTACCTCGATTACGATCTCTACGGAGGTGGGGGCTGCCAAGCCTAACCCCAAGATTTTTGCAGCGGGTTTAAAGAAGCATGACTGTGCAGCGATCGCTGCTTGGCACATTGGGGACAGTTATCAAGAAGACTATGAAGCAGCACAAGCGGTTGGGATACAAGGCATTTGGTTAAACCGTACCGACAAGTCAATCCCGATTCGTAGTTACCCGTCAACTTCATCCGCTATGCTCATGCCTGATCACAGACCCCGATCGATTCGCAACTTGAGTGAAGTGAGCAGTGGGTGGCTCAACTCCTAATTCTCTTTGTGGACTGTTCCTAGATCCTACTGACTGACAATCATGGCTCTCAAATCTGCTCAAGTACTAGCCCTACTGCAAGCCAAGCAAGCTGACTTCAAAACCTTTGACCAGACTGCACTAAATGCCCTCCAGAAGTATCGCGCGGCCTTAGCTGAAGCCTCTCAAAAGACGGCAGCAGCCCTAGAGAAAATGTTAGCTACGGCTCGGCACTCAGGAGCCAGCCCGCTAGAACCTGTGGGCAGTTCTCCTAACTGGGTGGTCGCCTCAAATTTGGCTTGGCAGAACCGAGAGCAGA encodes:
- a CDS encoding helix-hairpin-helix domain-containing protein — protein: MLLFRVPFQSRFCLSLLLILSLTACQQVQSQPQQSVPAPLPQDPLVQTYFNHEPAAEYTEPYRQQTRPGDNLEQQIIDAIASAQSTVDVAVQELRLPKIAQAVIERQKAGVKVRVILENTYSQPWSAITEAELAKLPERERDRYEEYQKLADQDRDGKLTPEEINQGDTLVMLKQAQVPWIDDTANGSAGSDLMHHKFVVVDGQRLVITSANFTTSDIHGDFSRPASQGNANNMLRITSAELASLFTQEFNAMWGDGPGGKPDSKFGLKKPFRAPQTVVLGSTSVTVQFSPTSPSRPWSQSGNGLIGKTLSTAQRSINLALFVFSEQRLANVLEKNHERGVQVQAVIDPGFAYRSYSEALDMLGVELKDKCRTEPNNHPWQNPISTVGAPRLPPGDLLHNKFGVVDQATVITGSHNWTNAANTGNDETLLVIESPTVAAHYEREFERLYTNAILGVPPAVQRKIAAQAKQCPSVQLQPPTNPVVNLNTASLQEIESLPGVGPTLAQGIIQARQQKPFTSLADLDRVSGVGPKLLNRLEPYVTW
- a CDS encoding NAD(P)/FAD-dependent oxidoreductase; protein product: MTQQPTRICILGGGFGGLYTALKLSQLPWTKLEKPEIVLVDQRDRFLFSPLLYELVTGELQTWEIAPPYTELLANTDIRFCQNAIAEINTQGQQVQLQDGPTLSYDYLVLAMGGETPLDMVPGAAEYALPFRTLADAYALEERLRLLEASEADKIRIAIVGAGYSGVELACKLADRLGDRGRLRLVEQADQILRASPEFNREAAQNALEERGIWLDLETKVESLGPETISLEYKGQVDTIPAELVLWTVGTRINPIVGSLPLKQNQRGQLVTTPTLQVMDHTKIFALGDLADCRDAEGKQIPPTAQAAFQQADYTSWNLWASITGRPLLPFRYQNLGEVMTLGTDNATFTGMGLKLEGTLAHLARRLAYLYRLPTLEHQLKVGLNWIAHPVLEWLTPSS
- a CDS encoding acetoacetate decarboxylase family protein; this encodes MPYPPAPWTLRGHALQTLHLVDSASVRSLLPLGLEVVEPWPGKAISSVYLSAYQAGSALEYNELIVATLIRQSGNIGGWVTHIYVDHLDSVAGGREIWGLPKELADFTWESGETQRVSVKQGDRLLCSLRYEPPFSLWRQPFSATSFSLLDSALLSFGAHLDSRLGFVKGHLEVPPNSLLAQINFGQPWLTVSHAEMELRVDAPQKRVANFTK
- a CDS encoding HAD family hydrolase, translating into MEQPRVIFLDAVGTLFGIQGSVGTLYSQLAQQFGVEVSEAELNLAFGQSFRRSSPAAFPDAEPSEIPVLEFEWWQAIAQQTFAQAGVLQQFSDFATFFKQLYAYFETAAPWFVYPEVPAVLEQWRSQGIELGILSNFDSRLYSVLDALDLAKFFTSITISTEVGAAKPNPKIFAAGLKKHDCAAIAAWHIGDSYQEDYEAAQAVGIQGIWLNRTDKSIPIRSYPSTSSAMLMPDHRPRSIRNLSEVSSGWLNS
- a CDS encoding pentapeptide repeat-containing protein — its product is MNAAELLRRYAAGERDFSKTDLWGINLSKASLNGINFSKSDLSGANLQGLNLSQSDLSGANLDEVDLSGANLQGINLSRANLSSANLRWALLNRANLSGTNLSKAILSKANLNGVNLNGANLNNANLWGANLCEALLQEIDLSGANLRGAYLCGATISGDLSCANLSGANLNGAVLSGANLADAILSEAILSSANLWGANLRGAKLRGADLGRADLGHADLTEVNLSKADLAMAKLIKTNLTGAVLSGANLRGTNLSETDLSTANLMGTDLRGAIMPNNTIHS